One region of Falsirhodobacter algicola genomic DNA includes:
- a CDS encoding BadF/BadG/BcrA/BcrD ATPase family protein gives MPPPVIAVDGGGTRCRLSYDGRTEIEIGPTNVVSDRAGSIRRLTAGLSDLIARAGGRVAPVYLGLAGCIADTIAQDVARSLPFPILAVEDDRKAALRGALGQGDGAVVHCGTGSFFGLCRDGAVRLAGGWGSILGDEASAHWVARRALSLTLECEDGLRTHSDLSRDLLERLGGSSGIVAFAMTAGAARTAELAPFVTAAAAAGDSGGTAVMREGAAHIAATLAQMGYRPPMALCLTGGIGAQFAAFLPPEIAARLRPAAGRPIDGALALARGIAADDREARHVR, from the coding sequence ATGCCCCCACCCGTGATCGCCGTAGATGGCGGCGGAACCCGATGCCGCCTGTCCTATGACGGCCGGACCGAGATAGAGATCGGACCGACCAATGTGGTGTCGGACCGCGCCGGTTCCATCCGGCGGCTGACGGCGGGGCTGTCGGACCTGATCGCCCGCGCGGGCGGAAGGGTGGCGCCGGTCTATCTCGGTCTTGCGGGCTGCATCGCCGATACGATCGCGCAGGATGTCGCGCGGTCGCTGCCTTTCCCGATCCTCGCCGTGGAGGATGACCGCAAGGCCGCGTTGCGCGGTGCCCTTGGGCAGGGCGACGGGGCGGTGGTCCATTGCGGCACGGGATCGTTCTTTGGCCTGTGCCGGGACGGTGCGGTGCGGCTTGCGGGGGGCTGGGGGTCCATCCTCGGCGACGAGGCTTCGGCCCATTGGGTGGCCCGCCGCGCCCTGAGCCTGACGCTGGAATGCGAGGATGGGCTGCGGACGCATAGCGATCTGAGCCGCGATCTTCTGGAACGTCTTGGCGGATCGTCCGGCATCGTGGCCTTTGCGATGACCGCGGGCGCCGCGCGGACGGCCGAACTTGCGCCCTTTGTCACCGCGGCGGCGGCGGCGGGCGATTCCGGGGGAACGGCGGTGATGCGCGAAGGCGCGGCCCATATCGCCGCCACCCTTGCGCAAATGGGATACCGCCCGCCGATGGCGCTGTGTCTGACGGGGGGGATCGGCGCGCAATTCGCCGCGTTCCTTCCGCCCGAGATTGCCGCCCGTCTGCGCCCCGCCGCGGGCCGTCCGATCGACGGTGCGCTGGCGCTGGCGCGCGGGATCGCGGCCGACGACCGGGAGGCCCGCCATGTCCGATAA
- a CDS encoding BCCT family transporter, with protein sequence MNLKPPLTELNIATANGGFYDGFTRTVAVTGKVIIGLLILWAVLFPDNAGSLLNSLNSAILTMFGSWYIYSSAFFVILCIALALIPASGRLRLGEPGDRPEFDNFSWFSMMFGAGIGVGMLTYATGEPMSHFKNNPDVIRGFVAGTSEETVRSAYEWSFLHWGLTPWACYALTGLSLAYFSYRRGLPLTIRSGLTSLFGARLSGPLGHVVDIVAVVATVLGVAQTLGYGVEQFIAGIARVSGSEWLMNDAGTASTLGIILSLVIIVGASTLSALSGVGKGIKWLSNINTVLSIFVLLFFLVFGSTLFSIAALFTGIADYLAALPSTLFTVWHTDGTETGDALAAWQGGWTIFYWAWWIAFAPFVGLFLARISRGRTIREYILGAMIIPAVVCFVWFALVGGTAIQLELSGQAQGAILGTGLSDQLYAVLAVMLSPGLATLMSLVIVVLLLTYLVTSVDSAVLIINTINAAGDEGPKARPHIVFWGSALALVVGALLIVGGLSAIQTAMIVGALPFSFVMVLMGLSLIKAIFMDNLRKRADIPRTVGTIETAEP encoded by the coding sequence ATGAATCTGAAACCTCCATTGACAGAATTGAACATCGCGACCGCCAATGGCGGCTTCTACGACGGCTTCACGCGCACCGTGGCCGTGACGGGCAAGGTCATCATCGGCCTACTGATCCTGTGGGCGGTCCTGTTCCCGGACAATGCCGGCTCGCTCCTGAACTCGCTGAACTCCGCGATCCTGACGATGTTCGGCTCGTGGTACATCTATTCCAGCGCCTTCTTCGTGATCCTGTGCATCGCACTGGCGCTGATCCCCGCCTCGGGCCGTCTGCGCCTCGGAGAGCCAGGCGATCGCCCCGAATTCGACAATTTCTCGTGGTTCTCCATGATGTTCGGGGCCGGTATCGGCGTCGGCATGCTGACCTATGCCACGGGTGAGCCGATGTCGCATTTCAAGAACAACCCGGACGTGATCCGCGGCTTCGTCGCAGGCACATCGGAGGAGACCGTGCGTTCGGCCTATGAATGGTCGTTCCTGCACTGGGGTCTCACCCCATGGGCCTGCTATGCGCTGACCGGCCTGTCGCTGGCCTATTTCTCCTATCGCCGCGGGCTGCCGCTGACGATCCGCTCGGGGCTGACCTCGCTGTTCGGCGCGCGTCTGTCGGGGCCGCTGGGCCATGTGGTCGATATCGTGGCCGTGGTCGCGACCGTGCTGGGCGTTGCACAGACGCTGGGCTATGGGGTGGAGCAGTTCATCGCCGGGATCGCCCGCGTTTCGGGCAGCGAATGGCTGATGAACGATGCGGGCACCGCGTCCACCCTTGGTATCATCCTGTCGCTCGTGATCATCGTTGGGGCCTCCACGCTGTCGGCGCTGTCGGGCGTGGGCAAGGGCATCAAGTGGCTGTCCAACATCAACACGGTCCTCAGCATCTTCGTTCTGCTGTTCTTCCTCGTGTTCGGCAGCACGCTGTTCAGCATCGCCGCGCTGTTCACCGGCATCGCCGATTACCTCGCCGCGCTGCCCTCGACGCTGTTCACCGTCTGGCACACCGACGGGACCGAGACGGGCGACGCGCTGGCCGCATGGCAGGGGGGGTGGACCATCTTCTACTGGGCATGGTGGATCGCCTTCGCGCCCTTCGTCGGTCTGTTCCTTGCCCGCATCTCGCGTGGGCGGACGATCCGCGAATACATCCTTGGCGCGATGATCATCCCGGCCGTGGTCTGCTTCGTGTGGTTCGCGCTGGTGGGCGGCACCGCCATCCAGCTGGAGCTGTCGGGTCAGGCGCAGGGCGCCATCCTCGGCACGGGCCTGTCCGATCAGCTCTATGCCGTGCTGGCGGTGATGCTGTCGCCCGGCCTTGCCACGCTGATGTCGCTGGTGATCGTGGTGCTGCTGCTGACCTACCTTGTGACCTCGGTGGACTCGGCGGTGCTGATCATCAACACCATCAACGCCGCCGGTGACGAAGGCCCGAAAGCCCGTCCGCATATCGTGTTCTGGGGATCGGCGCTGGCGCTGGTCGTGGGCGCGCTGCTGATCGTGGGCGGCCTGTCGGCGATCCAGACGGCGATGATCGTGGGGGCGCTTCCGTTCTCGTTCGTGATGGTCCTGATGGGACTGTCGCTGATCAAGGCGATCTTCATGGACAACCTGCGCAAGCGCGCCGACATTCCGCGCACCGTCGGCACTATCGAGACCGCCGAACCCTGA
- a CDS encoding ROK family protein: MSDNARPVPMLRQISTHAMMRHLVRGPRSRADLARDTGLSKQTTSDVIRILDAAGWVRELGLQSTGVGRSPLLYCVNPDAGAVLGADIGASRVVMELSDASGARLASHEARIDSIPPGRLIDTLLDGCSRFVAEAAGDRPLRFACFSTPGIVEPGTGRLSNVRNLPDLTGADLPGRFSAALGCSVVVENDVNSALVGESWCGAANLIDDVAYVGLGTGVGMGLMMQGRVLRGANGAAGEIASLPIGADSRDAEAPSRGTLERVLGVRAILAPLAASDRPSELIAEFGRQLDAGDPEARAILERIGSLCAQLVLSIQAIVDPQAVIMGGMLGLVPGVVEATEAELAVRTARPVRILRAGLGLRSTITGAGYIALTGMYNSVFSPHLEAKQHDSPWPIAPPPRRMPGAGS, from the coding sequence ATGTCCGATAACGCCAGACCCGTACCGATGCTGCGCCAGATCTCCACCCATGCGATGATGCGCCATCTGGTGCGGGGCCCGCGGTCGCGCGCGGATCTGGCGCGCGATACGGGCCTGTCCAAACAGACGACCTCGGATGTGATCCGCATACTGGATGCCGCCGGATGGGTGCGCGAGCTTGGCCTACAGTCCACGGGCGTCGGTCGGTCGCCGCTGCTGTATTGCGTCAACCCGGATGCGGGGGCGGTGCTCGGCGCGGATATCGGGGCCTCCCGCGTCGTGATGGAGCTGAGCGATGCGTCCGGCGCCCGCCTTGCTTCGCACGAGGCGCGTATCGACAGCATTCCTCCGGGGCGGCTGATCGACACGCTGCTGGATGGGTGCAGCCGGTTCGTGGCCGAAGCCGCCGGCGACAGGCCGCTGCGGTTCGCCTGCTTTTCCACCCCCGGCATCGTGGAGCCGGGAACGGGGCGGCTGTCCAATGTCCGCAACCTTCCCGATCTGACGGGCGCGGACCTGCCGGGCCGTTTCTCCGCCGCGCTTGGATGCAGCGTCGTGGTGGAGAATGACGTGAACTCCGCCCTCGTCGGGGAAAGCTGGTGCGGCGCGGCCAATCTGATCGACGATGTCGCCTATGTCGGCCTCGGGACCGGCGTCGGCATGGGGCTGATGATGCAGGGGCGCGTGCTGCGCGGGGCGAATGGCGCAGCCGGCGAAATCGCGAGCCTGCCCATCGGTGCCGACAGCCGCGATGCCGAAGCGCCAAGCCGCGGCACGCTGGAACGGGTGCTGGGCGTGCGGGCCATCCTTGCGCCCCTTGCGGCCTCGGACCGGCCGAGCGAGCTGATCGCCGAATTCGGCCGCCAGCTGGATGCGGGCGATCCCGAGGCGCGGGCGATCCTAGAGCGCATCGGTTCCCTTTGTGCGCAGCTGGTGTTGTCGATACAGGCCATCGTCGATCCGCAGGCGGTGATCATGGGCGGGATGCTGGGCCTCGTGCCGGGCGTGGTGGAGGCGACCGAGGCCGAGCTTGCGGTGCGCACCGCGCGGCCGGTCCGTATCCTGCGCGCGGGTCTGGGGCTGCGCTCCACGATCACGGGCGCGGGCTATATAGCGTTGACGGGGATGTACAACTCGGTCTTCTCGCCGCATCTGGAGGCGAAGCAGCATGACAGCCCGTGGCCCATCGCACCGCCGCCCCGGCGGATGCCGGGGGCCGGATCGTGA
- a CDS encoding GNAT family N-acetyltransferase, translated as MTKAHIRLATPADLPRIYEICLLTAGAGGDGTHLYSDPKGPGYMHAAPYAVLEPECAFVLDDGTGRAVGYIVGTPDTAAFEDRLDAEWWPDVRAAIAEMPVACDKDAVLIERAKGGHRRDPSLLASYPAHLHINILPPAQGGGWGRRMIQTQLDAMRARGVTGLHLGLDPRNVTAIAFYTHLGFRDVSVDSDLVYGMDLRTPA; from the coding sequence ATGACCAAGGCGCATATTCGCCTCGCCACCCCCGCCGATCTTCCCCGGATCTACGAGATCTGTCTGCTGACGGCGGGGGCGGGCGGTGATGGCACGCATCTTTATTCCGACCCGAAGGGGCCAGGCTACATGCATGCCGCCCCCTATGCGGTTTTGGAGCCGGAATGCGCCTTCGTCTTGGATGACGGCACCGGGCGCGCCGTGGGGTACATCGTCGGCACCCCCGACACCGCCGCCTTCGAAGATCGTCTGGATGCCGAATGGTGGCCCGATGTGCGCGCGGCCATCGCCGAAATGCCGGTCGCCTGCGACAAGGATGCGGTGCTGATCGAACGGGCCAAGGGCGGGCATCGCCGGGACCCGAGCCTTCTGGCCTCCTATCCGGCCCACCTGCATATCAACATCCTGCCCCCGGCGCAGGGCGGCGGCTGGGGTCGGCGCATGATCCAGACCCAGCTCGATGCCATGCGCGCGCGGGGGGTGACCGGGCTGCATCTGGGGCTCGATCCGCGGAACGTGACGGCCATCGCCTTCTACACCCATCTCGGTTTCCGCGATGTCAGCGTGGATTCCGATCTGGTCTATGGCATGGACCTGCGGACCCCGGCATAA
- the nagB gene encoding glucosamine-6-phosphate deaminase, whose protein sequence is MKILIHPTSEGAVKAAALQIADLLAARPEAVLGLATGGTMEPVYAALIDLVAEGQCRGDRFTSFNLDEYVGLSADHPQSYHHYMRRHLFDALGVPAAQTHLPAGDAPDLAAEAQRYEARIAAAGGIDLQLLGIGANGHIGFNEPSSSLASRTRVKTLTRSTVEANRRFFAEGEAVPVHALTMGIGTVMDARHILLLATGAGKARAVAGMAEGPVSAACPASILQMHPSVVLVCDRAAAADLRMTDYYETVHPDGAERTGEPA, encoded by the coding sequence ATGAAAATCCTCATCCATCCCACATCCGAGGGCGCGGTGAAGGCCGCCGCCCTGCAGATCGCGGATCTGCTGGCGGCGCGCCCCGAGGCGGTCCTTGGCCTTGCGACCGGCGGCACGATGGAGCCGGTCTATGCCGCGCTGATCGACCTCGTGGCCGAAGGGCAATGCCGGGGGGACCGGTTCACCAGCTTCAATCTGGACGAATATGTCGGCCTTTCGGCGGATCATCCGCAGAGCTATCACCATTACATGCGCCGCCACCTGTTCGACGCGCTTGGCGTGCCCGCCGCGCAGACCCATCTGCCCGCCGGCGATGCCCCCGACCTTGCCGCCGAGGCGCAGCGCTATGAGGCGCGGATCGCGGCTGCGGGGGGGATCGATCTGCAACTTCTGGGGATCGGGGCGAACGGGCATATCGGGTTCAACGAACCAAGCTCCTCGCTGGCGTCGCGCACTCGGGTCAAGACGCTGACCCGCAGCACCGTCGAAGCCAACCGCCGTTTCTTTGCCGAAGGGGAGGCGGTGCCCGTCCACGCCCTGACGATGGGGATCGGCACGGTGATGGATGCGCGGCACATCTTGCTGCTTGCGACGGGGGCGGGCAAGGCCCGCGCCGTGGCGGGCATGGCCGAAGGGCCGGTCAGCGCGGCATGCCCGGCCTCGATCTTGCAGATGCACCCCTCGGTGGTGCTCGTCTGCGACCGGGCGGCCGCGGCGGATCTGCGCATGACCGATTATTACGAAACGGTCCATCCCGACGGGGCCGAGAGGACGGGGGAGCCGGCATGA
- the hpxO gene encoding FAD-dependent urate hydroxylase HpxO, whose translation MKVIIIGAGIGGLCAGIALTRQGHDVTVFEKVADIRPVGAGLSLWPNGISCLEHLGLGADVAAMGGRMDRMAYADGLGGQVLTDFPLDPLYEQSGTRAYPVSRAELQAMLMDRFGRDRIRLGTALTGMTLHEGGVEAAFSDGSTQAADLLIGADGAHSLVRAEVVGARLDRRSAGYTNWNGIIPADPAIAPVTGWTTFVAEGKRASVMPIGAGRFYVFFDVPQPPDMAGPDRLAELRGHFAHWAPPVIRMMDSLDPQAVNRVDIHDIDPFEPWVKGRLVLLGDSAHNTTPDLGQGACMAMEDAVVLERLLADAADAADVDGALAAYQAERAVRTRDLVLRARDRSDVTHGADPAATAEWYDSLAVETGEGILRGILKTVAGGPLADQAMAG comes from the coding sequence ATGAAGGTCATCATCATCGGGGCGGGGATCGGCGGGCTCTGTGCGGGCATCGCGCTGACGCGGCAGGGCCATGACGTCACCGTCTTCGAGAAGGTGGCCGACATCCGGCCGGTCGGGGCGGGGCTGTCGCTGTGGCCGAACGGGATTTCGTGCCTCGAACATCTGGGGCTCGGCGCGGATGTGGCGGCGATGGGCGGGCGCATGGACCGCATGGCCTATGCCGACGGGCTGGGCGGGCAGGTGCTGACCGATTTCCCGCTGGACCCGCTTTATGAGCAATCGGGCACGCGGGCCTATCCGGTGTCGCGGGCCGAACTTCAGGCGATGCTGATGGACCGTTTCGGGCGGGACCGCATCCGCCTTGGAACGGCATTGACCGGGATGACCCTGCACGAAGGCGGGGTGGAGGCCGCGTTTTCGGATGGCAGCACGCAGGCGGCGGATCTGCTGATCGGCGCGGATGGCGCGCATTCGCTGGTCCGGGCCGAGGTGGTGGGCGCGCGGCTGGATAGGCGCAGCGCGGGCTATACCAACTGGAACGGCATCATCCCCGCCGATCCCGCCATCGCCCCCGTCACCGGCTGGACCACCTTCGTCGCCGAGGGCAAGCGCGCCTCGGTGATGCCGATCGGGGCGGGGCGGTTCTATGTGTTCTTCGACGTGCCGCAGCCGCCGGACATGGCCGGGCCGGACCGTCTGGCCGAACTGCGCGGCCATTTCGCCCATTGGGCCCCGCCGGTGATCCGCATGATGGACAGCCTCGATCCGCAGGCCGTCAACCGCGTGGACATCCACGACATCGACCCGTTCGAGCCGTGGGTGAAGGGGCGGCTCGTGCTCTTGGGCGATTCCGCGCACAACACCACGCCCGATCTGGGGCAGGGCGCCTGCATGGCGATGGAGGATGCGGTCGTCTTGGAACGCCTCTTGGCGGATGCGGCGGATGCGGCGGATGTCGATGGCGCGCTCGCCGCCTATCAGGCGGAACGCGCGGTGCGCACGCGCGATCTGGTGCTGCGCGCGCGCGATCGCAGCGATGTCACCCATGGGGCCGATCCGGCCGCGACGGCCGAATGGTATGACAGCCTCGCCGTCGAAACCGGCGAGGGCATCCTGCGCGGCATCCTGAAAACGGTGGCGGGGGGCCCGCTGGCGGATCAGGCGATGGCGGGCTGA
- a CDS encoding N-acetylglucosamine-6-phosphate deacetylase — MIDGTIAAAHLWSGGRLLPDREITVKDGRVWSVRPGTTGAFRAHLVSVPFTDLQVNGGGGVMLNSDPTPEGVRRIAAAHRRLGTGDILPTVITDRPEVTEAAAHAVAAVAGESGVIGLHIEGPHLSPARRGTHRAEDIRPLDRRMVDLVAGLRARNLRVMITLAPERADPALLAELVASGAVVSAGHSSATAAEARAAFARGIGCVTHLYNAMDPMTSREPGLLGVAITSDVAIGLICDGVHVAWEMLRLAMDAHPPGAPIFAVSDAMATVGGPDHFTLYGRRIDLRDGRLVNGEGALAGAHIDLRQTLANLCTHVGLPLERALPMVTDAPRRVMGLPPRRIEEGTASSDMILMDDAFRIIPAHP; from the coding sequence ATGATCGACGGAACCATCGCGGCGGCGCATCTGTGGTCCGGGGGGCGGCTTTTGCCGGATCGGGAGATTACGGTGAAGGATGGGCGCGTCTGGTCGGTGCGTCCGGGGACGACGGGGGCGTTTCGGGCGCATCTCGTTTCCGTGCCGTTCACGGATCTTCAGGTGAATGGCGGGGGCGGGGTGATGTTGAACTCCGATCCGACGCCAGAGGGCGTGCGCCGCATCGCCGCCGCCCATCGCCGGCTTGGGACCGGGGACATCCTGCCCACGGTCATCACCGACCGCCCCGAGGTGACGGAGGCTGCCGCCCATGCCGTCGCCGCCGTGGCGGGGGAGAGCGGCGTCATCGGCCTGCATATCGAAGGGCCGCATCTGTCCCCCGCGCGGCGGGGCACGCACCGGGCCGAGGATATCCGCCCCCTCGACCGGCGGATGGTCGATCTGGTGGCGGGCCTGCGCGCCCGGAACCTGCGCGTGATGATCACGCTGGCCCCCGAACGGGCCGATCCGGCGCTTCTGGCGGAGCTCGTCGCCTCGGGGGCGGTGGTGTCGGCGGGGCATAGCAGCGCGACCGCCGCCGAGGCGCGGGCCGCCTTTGCGCGCGGCATCGGCTGCGTCACCCATCTCTATAACGCGATGGACCCGATGACCTCGCGCGAGCCGGGGCTGCTGGGGGTGGCGATCACCTCGGATGTCGCGATCGGGTTGATCTGCGACGGCGTCCATGTCGCGTGGGAGATGCTGCGCCTTGCGATGGATGCGCATCCGCCGGGCGCGCCGATCTTTGCGGTCAGCGATGCGATGGCGACGGTGGGCGGGCCGGATCACTTCACGCTCTACGGTCGGCGGATCGACCTGCGCGACGGGCGTTTGGTGAACGGCGAAGGCGCGCTGGCCGGCGCCCATATCGATCTGCGCCAGACGCTGGCCAATCTGTGCACCCATGTCGGGCTGCCGCTGGAGCGTGCCTTGCCGATGGTGACGGATGCGCCGCGCCGCGTCATGGGCCTGCCCCCCCGCCGGATCGAGGAGGGAACGGCGTCGTCGGACATGATCCTGATGGATGACGCGTTTCGGATCATCCCGGCGCATCCCTGA
- a CDS encoding DMT family transporter, producing the protein MAHRTAAPADAGGRIVTAAMRLPITDLKVGALLMMGAVSTFAFLDSFAKLAGQRVAVFDVIWMRFLVQFALSAVIFNPVRHPGAWRVNRKGPQILRALIQIFATGLNFAALGYLQITQTLSIQFSTPIFVTLLSIVFLGERVGRHRWLGIVLGLLGVLVVTRPGMEGFHWAFLLSLAGVVIGSGYNILTRMLSTTETSSSMLLMMSAVPALVLAPLAPAFWHMPEDAGTWALLIGTGCFGTLGHYLMILAHRSAPASFLAPFQYVQFLAVLVLGFAIFGSVPDGYTYLGALIVIGSGIHIWRRERLLGRRNAAALATGDIP; encoded by the coding sequence GTGGCCCATCGCACCGCCGCCCCGGCGGATGCCGGGGGCCGGATCGTGACCGCCGCCATGCGCCTGCCGATCACCGATCTGAAGGTCGGCGCGCTGCTGATGATGGGCGCGGTATCGACCTTCGCCTTCCTCGACAGCTTTGCCAAGCTGGCAGGTCAGCGCGTCGCGGTGTTCGACGTGATCTGGATGCGCTTTCTGGTGCAGTTCGCCCTCAGCGCCGTGATCTTCAACCCCGTGCGCCATCCCGGTGCGTGGCGGGTGAACCGCAAGGGACCGCAGATCCTGCGCGCCCTGATCCAGATCTTTGCAACGGGGCTGAACTTCGCGGCGCTCGGCTATCTTCAGATCACGCAGACCTTGTCGATCCAGTTTTCGACGCCGATCTTCGTCACCCTCCTGTCGATCGTTTTCCTCGGCGAACGGGTGGGGCGGCACCGCTGGCTTGGAATTGTCCTTGGGCTGCTGGGGGTTCTGGTCGTCACGCGGCCGGGGATGGAGGGGTTTCACTGGGCGTTCCTCCTCAGCCTTGCCGGGGTGGTGATCGGATCGGGATACAACATCCTGACGCGGATGCTGTCCACGACGGAAACGTCCTCGTCGATGCTGCTGATGATGTCGGCCGTTCCGGCGCTGGTTCTGGCGCCGCTCGCCCCCGCCTTCTGGCACATGCCCGAGGATGCGGGGACATGGGCGCTGCTGATCGGCACCGGCTGCTTCGGCACGCTGGGCCATTATCTGATGATCCTCGCCCATCGCAGCGCGCCGGCGTCGTTCCTTGCGCCGTTCCAATATGTCCAGTTCCTCGCGGTGCTGGTCCTGGGCTTTGCGATCTTCGGCTCGGTTCCCGATGGCTATACCTATCTCGGCGCGCTGATCGTGATCGGCTCCGGCATCCATATCTGGCGGCGCGAGCGTCTGCTGGGCCGCCGAAACGCCGCCGCCCTCGCAACAGGAGATATCCCATGA
- a CDS encoding ABC transporter ATP-binding protein, protein MGALDLVNVTKSYGTAKVIRDTSLTIEKGEFVVFVGPSGCGKSTMLRMIAGLSDITSGEMRIDGRVVNDLEPSERGIAMVFQSYALYPHLTVFENIAFPLRVERLPEADIRRRVDEAAAVLKLTDRLQHRPASLSGGQRQRVAIGRAIVRDPAVFLFDEPLSNLDAALRTEMRVELKQLHARLGKTMVYVTHDQVEAMTMADKIVVLRDGRIEQVGSPLELFHHPDNRFVAGFLGSPKMNFIPATVVQAGASGITVAVEGGAPMRLPVHGIAQPGEVVEIGLRPDDLFLGGPLRVVSDAVEHLGNETVVYGRTPAGSSVCAVVRGGAALKAGQTADYGFDPADAHLFRSDGRAFHRDARRETPTP, encoded by the coding sequence CGATCTTGTCAATGTGACGAAATCCTACGGGACGGCGAAGGTCATCCGCGATACCAGCCTGACGATCGAAAAGGGCGAATTCGTCGTCTTCGTCGGTCCGTCGGGATGCGGCAAATCCACGATGCTGCGCATGATCGCGGGGCTGTCGGACATCACCTCGGGCGAGATGCGGATCGACGGGCGCGTGGTGAACGATCTCGAACCGTCGGAGCGGGGCATCGCGATGGTGTTCCAGTCCTACGCGCTCTATCCGCATCTGACGGTGTTCGAGAACATCGCCTTCCCGCTGCGCGTCGAGCGTCTGCCCGAGGCCGACATCCGCCGCCGGGTGGACGAAGCGGCGGCGGTCCTGAAGCTGACGGACCGGTTGCAGCACCGCCCCGCCTCCCTGTCGGGGGGGCAGCGCCAGCGGGTGGCGATCGGCCGCGCCATCGTTCGCGATCCGGCAGTCTTTCTGTTCGACGAGCCGCTGTCGAACCTCGATGCCGCGCTGCGCACCGAAATGCGGGTCGAGTTGAAGCAGCTTCATGCCCGGCTAGGCAAGACGATGGTCTATGTCACCCACGATCAGGTGGAGGCGATGACCATGGCCGACAAGATCGTGGTGCTGCGCGATGGGCGCATCGAACAGGTCGGATCGCCGCTGGAACTGTTCCATCACCCGGACAACCGTTTCGTCGCGGGCTTCCTCGGCAGCCCGAAGATGAACTTCATTCCGGCCACGGTGGTGCAGGCCGGCGCATCGGGCATCACCGTCGCGGTGGAGGGCGGGGCGCCGATGCGGCTTCCGGTTCATGGCATTGCCCAACCCGGCGAGGTGGTGGAGATCGGCCTGCGCCCGGACGATCTGTTCCTGGGCGGGCCCCTGCGCGTCGTCAGCGACGCGGTGGAGCATCTGGGCAACGAGACCGTCGTCTATGGCCGCACCCCGGCGGGATCGTCGGTCTGCGCCGTGGTGCGCGGCGGGGCTGCGCTGAAGGCCGGTCAGACCGCCGATTACGGTTTCGATCCGGCCGATGCGCATCTGTTCCGCAGCGATGGCCGCGCCTTCCACCGCGACGCGCGACGCGAAACGCCCACCCCATGA
- a CDS encoding sn-glycerol-3-phosphate import ATP-binding protein UgpC — translation MATITLDNVQKTYAGGTTAVQGISLDIRDGEFIVLVGPSGCGKSTLLRMVAGLEAITGGEVRIGERRVNDLDPADRDIAMVFQNYALYPHMTVRENLAYGLKNRGTPKAEIEARVAEAARMLEIGQYLDRKPRALSGGQRQRVAMGRAIVRKPAAFLFDEPLSNLDARLRVTMRAEIRKLQKRLGTTSLYVTHDQLEAMTLADRLVVLNGGRIEQVGRPLDIYHAPASTFVASFIGAPAMNLVDARVDGGRLSFGGVALPVAAPDGPVTLGLRAEDLRLAGPSEDAVILRPEHVEELGAQRLVHGLVGDQPLTIALSPERPLQDTLRVALPADRLHLFDAVSGQRLVAALRQPAIA, via the coding sequence ATGGCGACCATAACGCTCGACAACGTGCAAAAGACCTATGCCGGCGGCACGACGGCGGTGCAGGGCATCAGCCTCGACATCCGCGACGGCGAATTCATCGTGCTGGTCGGCCCGTCGGGCTGCGGCAAGTCCACGCTCTTGCGCATGGTCGCGGGGCTGGAGGCGATCACCGGCGGCGAGGTTCGGATCGGCGAGCGGCGGGTCAACGACCTCGACCCCGCCGACCGCGACATCGCGATGGTGTTCCAGAACTACGCCCTCTATCCGCATATGACGGTGCGCGAGAACCTCGCCTATGGCCTGAAGAACCGCGGCACCCCCAAGGCCGAGATCGAGGCCCGCGTCGCCGAAGCCGCCCGCATGCTGGAGATCGGCCAGTACCTCGACCGCAAGCCCCGCGCCCTGTCGGGCGGGCAGCGTCAGCGGGTGGCCATGGGCCGCGCCATCGTGCGCAAGCCCGCTGCCTTCCTCTTCGACGAACCCTTGTCGAACCTCGATGCGCGGCTGCGCGTGACCATGCGCGCCGAGATCCGCAAGCTGCAAAAGCGTCTGGGGACCACCTCGCTCTATGTGACGCACGATCAGCTGGAGGCGATGACCCTCGCCGACCGGCTGGTGGTGCTGAATGGCGGGCGGATCGAACAGGTGGGCCGCCCGCTCGACATCTATCACGCGCCGGCCTCCACCTTCGTCGCGAGCTTCATCGGCGCGCCGGCGATGAACCTCGTGGATGCGCGGGTGGATGGGGGGCGGCTATCCTTCGGCGGGGTGGCGCTGCCGGTCGCGGCGCCGGACGGGCCGGTGACGCTGGGCCTGCGGGCCGAGGATCTGCGCCTTGCCGGCCCGTCCGAGGATGCCGTGATCCTGCGCCCCGAACATGTCGAGGAACTGGGCGCGCAGCGTCTGGTCCATGGCCTCGTCGGGGATCAACCGCTGACGATCGCGCTTTCGCCCGAACGGCCGCTTCAGGACACGCTGCGCGTGGCGCTTCCGGCGGACCGGCTGCATCTCTTCGATGCGGTGTCGGGGCAGCGGCTGGTGGCGGCGCTGCGTCAGCCCGCCATCGCCTGA